One part of the Symphalangus syndactylus isolate Jambi chromosome 1, NHGRI_mSymSyn1-v2.1_pri, whole genome shotgun sequence genome encodes these proteins:
- the PLCB3 gene encoding 1-phosphatidylinositol 4,5-bisphosphate phosphodiesterase beta-3 isoform X4, protein MAGAQPGVHALQLEPPTVVETLRRGSKFIKWDEEKLMTVVSGPDPVNTVFLNFMAVQDDTAKVWSEELFKLAMNILAQNASRNTFLRKAYTKLKLQVNQDGRIPVKNILKMFSADKKRVETALESCGLKFNRSESIRPDEFSLEIFERFLNKLCLRPDIDKILLEIGAKGKPYLTLEQLMDFINQKQRDPRLNEVLYPPLRPSQARLLIEKYEPNQQFLERDQMSMEGFSRYLGGEENGILPLEALDLSADMTQPLSAYFINSSHNTYLTAGQLAGTSSVEMYRQALLWGCRCVELDVWKGRPPEEEPFITHGFTMTTEVPLRDVLEAIAETAFKTSPYPVILSFENHVDSAKQQAKMAEYCRSIFGDALLIEPLDKYPLAPGVPLPSPQDLMGRILVKNKKRHRPSAGGPDSAGRKRPLEQSNSALSESSAATEPSSPQLGSPSSDSCPGLSNGEEVGLEKPSLEPQKSLGEEGLNRGPYVLGPADREDEEEDEEEEEQTDPKKPTTDEGTASSEVNATEEMSTLVNYIEPVKFKSFEAARKRNKCFEMSSFVETKAMEQLTKSPMEFVEYNKQQLSRIYPKGTRVDSSNYMPQLFWNVGCQLVALNFQTLDVAMQLNAGVFEYNGRSGYLLKPEFMRRPDKSFDPFTEVIVDGIVANALRVKVISGQFLSDRKVGIYVEVDMFGLPVDTRRKYRTRTSQGNSFNPVWDEEPFDFPKVVLPTLASLRIAAFEEGGKFVGHRILPVSAIRSGYHYVCLRNEANQPLCLPALLIYTEASDYIPDDHQDYAEALINPIKHVSLMDQRARQLAALIGESEAQAGQEACQDTQSQQLGSQPSSNPTPSPLDASPRRPPGPTTSPTSTSLSSPGQRDDLIASILSEVAPTPLDELRGHKALVKLRSRQERDLRELRKKHQRKAVTLTRRLLDGLAQAQAEGRCRPRPGALGGAADVEDTKEGEDEAKRYQEFQNRQVQSLLELREAQVDAEAQRRLEHLRQALQRLREVALDANTTQFKRLKEMNEREKKELQKILDRKRHNSISEAKTRDKHKKEAELTEINRRHITESVNSIRRLEEAQKQRHDRLVAGQQQVLQQLAEEEPKLLAQLAQECQEQRARLPQEIRRSLLGEMPEGLGDGPLVACASNGHAPGSSGHLSGADSESQEENTQL, encoded by the exons ATGGCGGGCGCCCAGCCCGGCGTCCACGCGCTGCAGCTGGAGCCGCCCACCGTGGTGGAGACCCTGCGGCGCGGGAGTAAGTTCATCAAATGGGACGAG G AGAAGCTGATGACGGTGGTGTCTGGGCCAGACCCGGTGAACACAGTGTTCTTGAACTTCATGGCTGTGCAGGATGACACAGCCAAG GTCTGGTCCGAGGAGCTGTTCAAGCTGGCTATGAACATCCTGGCTCAGAACGCCTCCCGGAACACCTTCCTGCGCAAAGC GTACACGAAGCTGAAGCTGCAGGTGAACCAGGATGGTCGGATCCCCGTCAAGAA CATCCTGAAGATGTTCTCAGCAGACAAGAAGCGGGTGGAGACTGCGTTGGAATCTTGTGGCCTCAAATTCAATCGG AGTGAGTCCATCCGGCCCGATGAGTTTTCCTTGGAAATCTTTGAGCGGTTCCTGAACAAGCTGTGTCTGCGGCCGGACATTGACAAGATCCTGCTGGAGAT AGGCGCCAAGGGCAAGCCATACCTGACGCTGGAGCAGCTCATGGACTTCATCAACCAGAAGCAACGCGACCCAAGACTCAACGAAGTGCTGTACCCGCCCCTGCGGCCCTCCCAGGCCCGGCTGCTCATCGAAAAGTATGAGCCCAACCAGCAGTTTCTGGAGCGAG ACCAGATGTCCATGGAGGGCTTTAGCCGCTACCTGGGAGGCGAGGAGAATGGCATCCTGCCCCTGGAAGCCCTGGATCTGAGTGCGGACATGACCCAGCCGCTGAGTGCCTACTTCATCAACTCCTCGCATAACACCTATCTCACTG CGGGGCAGCTGGCTGGGACCTCGTCGGTGGAGATGTACCGCCAGGCACTGCTATGGGGCTGCCGCTGCGTGGAGCTGGACGTGTGGAAGGGACGGCCGCCCGAGGAGGAACCCTTCATTACCCACGGCTTCACCATGACCACGGAGGTGCCTCTGCGCGACGTGCTGGAGGCCATTGCCGAGACTGCCTTCAAGACCTCGCCCTACCCCGTCATCCTTTCCTTCGAGAACCACGTGGACTC GGCAAAGCAGCAGGCAAAGATGGCTGAATACTGCCGCTCCATCTTTGGAGACGCACTACTCATTGAGCCTCTGGACAAGTACCCG CTGGCCCCAGGCGttcccctgcccagcccccaggACCTGATGGGCCGTATCCTGGTGAAGAACAAGAAGCGGCACCGACCCAGCGCAGGTGGCCCAGACAGTGCCGGGCGCAAGCGGCCCCTGGAGCAGAGCAATTCTGCCCTGAGCGAGAGCTCCGCGGCCACCGAGCCCTCCTCCCCGCAGCTTG GGTCTCCCAGCTCTGACAGCTGCCCAGGCCTGAGCaatggggaggaggtggggcttgAGAAGCCCAGCCTGGAGCCTCAGAAGTCTCTGGGCGAGGAGGGCCTGAACCGGGGCCCCTATGTTCTTGGACCTGCTGACCgtgaggatgaggaggaagatgaggaagaggaggaacagACAGACCCCAAAAAGCCAACTACAGATGAG GGCACGGCCAGCAGTGAGGTGAATGCCACTGAGGAGATGTCCACGCTTGTTAACTACATCGAGCCTGTCAAGTTCAAGTCCTTTGAGGCTGCTCGAA AGAGAAACAAATGCTTCGAGATGTCGTCCTTCGTGGAGACCAAGGCCATGGAGCAACTGACCAAGAGCCCCATGGAGTTTGTGGA ATACAACAAGCAGCAGCTCAGCCGCATCTACCCCAAGGGCACCCGCGTGGACTCCTCCAACTATATGCCCCAGCTCTTCTGGAACGTAGGGTGCCAGCTTGTTGCACTGAACTTCCAGACCCTCG ATGTGGCGATGCAGCTCAATGCGGGCGTTTTTGAGTACAATGGGCGCAGCGGGTACCTGCTCAAGCCGGAGTTCATGCGGCGGCCGGACAAGTCCTTCGACCCCTTCACTGAGGTCATCGTGGATGGCATCGTGGCCAATGCCTTGCGGGTCAAG GTGATCTCAGGGCAGTTCCTGTCCGACAGGAAGGTGGGCATCTACGTGGAGGTGGACATGTTTGGCCTCCCTGTTGACACGCGGCGCAAGTACCGCACCCGGACCTCTCAGGGGAACTCGTTCAACCCCGTGTGGGACGAGGAGCCCTTCGACTTCCCCAAG GTGGTGCTGCCCACGCTGGCTTCACTTCGCATCGCAGCCTTTGAGGAGGGGGGTAAATTCGTAGGGCACCGGATCCTGCCTGTCTCTGCCATCCGCTCCG GGTACCACTACGTCTGCCTGCGGAATGAGGCCAACCAACCGCTCTGCCTGCCAGCCCTGCTCATCTACACCGAAGCCTCGGACTACATTCCTGACGACCACCAGG ACTACGCGGAGGCCCTGATCAACCCCATTAAGCACGTCAGCCTGATGGACCAGAGGGCCCGGCAGCTGGCCGCCCTCATTGGGGAGAGTGAG GCTCAGGCTGGCCAAGAGGCGTGCCAGGACACCCAGTCTCAGCAGCTGGGGTCTCAGCCGTCCTCAAACCCCACCCCTAGCCCACTGGATGCCTCCCCCCGCCGGCCCCCTGGCCCCACCACCTCCCCTACCAGCACCTCCCTCAGCAGCCCAG GGCAGCGCGACGATCTCATCGCCAGCATCCTTTCAG AGGTGGCCCCCACCCCGCTGGACGAGCTCCGAGGTCACAAGGCTCTGGTCAAGCTCCGGAGCCGGCAAGAGCGAGACCTGCGGGAGCTGCGCAAGAAGCATCAGCGGAAGGCAGTCACCCTCACCCGCCGCCTGCTGGATGGCCTGGCTCAGGCACAGGCTGAGGGCAGGTGCCGCCCGCGGCCAGGTGCCCT AGGTGGGGCCGCTGATGTGGAGGACACGAAAGAGGGGGAGGACGAGGCAAAGCGgtatcaggagttccagaacagacAGGTGCAGAGCCTGCTGGAGCTGCGGGAGGCCCAGGTGGACGCAGAGGCCCAGCGGAGGCTGGAACACCTGAGACAG GCTCTGCAGCGGCTCAGGGAGGTCGCCCTTGATGCAAACACAACTCAGTTCAAGAGGCTGAAAGAGATGAACGAGAG GGAGAAGAAGGAGCTGCAGAAGATCCTGGACAGAAAGCGCCATAACAGCATCTCGGAGGCCAAGACTAGGGACAAGCATAAGAAGGAGGC GGAACTGACGGAGATTAACCGTCGGCACATCACTGAGTCAGTCAACTCCATCCGTCGG CTGGAGGAGGCCCAGAAGCAGCGGCATGACCGTCTTGTGGCTGGGCAGCAGCAGGTCCTGCAACAGCTGGCAGAAGAGGAGCCCAAG ctgctggcccagcTGGCCCAGGAGTGTCAGGAGCAGCGGGCGAGGCTCCCCCAGGAGATCCGCCGGAGCCTGCTGGGCGAGATGCCGGAGGGGCTGGGGGACGGGCCTCTGGTGGCCTGTGCCAGCAACGGTCACGCACCCGGGAGCAGTGGGCATCTGTCGGGCGCTGACTCGGAGAGCCAGGAGGAGAACACGCAGCTCTGA
- the PLCB3 gene encoding 1-phosphatidylinositol 4,5-bisphosphate phosphodiesterase beta-3 isoform X3 — MAGAQPGVHALQLEPPTVVETLRRGSKFIKWDEETSSRNLVTLRVDPNGFFLYWTGPNMEVDTLDISSIRDTRTGRYARLPKDPKIREVLGFGGPDARLEEKLMTVVSGPDPVNTVFLNFMAVQDDTAKVWSEELFKLAMNILAQNASRNTFLRKAYTKLKLQVNQDGRIPVKNILKMFSADKKRVETALESCGLKFNRSESIRPDEFSLEIFERFLNKLCLRPDIDKILLEIGAKGKPYLTLEQLMDFINQKQRDPRLNEVLYPPLRPSQARLLIEKYEPNQQFLERDQMSMEGFSRYLGGEENGILPLEALDLSADMTQPLSAYFINSSHNTYLTAGQLAGTSSVEMYRQALLWGCRCVELDVWKGRPPEEEPFITHGFTMTTEVPLRDVLEAIAETAFKTSPYPVILSFENHVDSAKQQAKMAEYCRSIFGDALLIEPLDKYPLAPGVPLPSPQDLMGRILVKNKKRHRPSAGGPDSAGRKRPLEQSNSALSESSAATEPSSPQLALSSAGSPSSDSCPGLSNGEEVGLEKPSLEPQKSLGEEGLNRGPYVLGPADREDEEEDEEEEEQTDPKKPTTDEGTASSEVNATEEMSTLVNYIEPVKFKSFEAARKRNKCFEMSSFVETKAMEQLTKSPMEFVEYNKQQLSRIYPKGTRVDSSNYMPQLFWNVGCQLVALNFQTLDVAMQLNAGVFEYNGRSGYLLKPEFMRRPDKSFDPFTEVIVDGIVANALRVKVISGQFLSDRKVGIYVEVDMFGLPVDTRRKYRTRTSQGNSFNPVWDEEPFDFPKVVLPTLASLRIAAFEEGGKFVGHRILPVSAIRSGYHYVCLRNEANQPLCLPALLIYTEASDYIPDDHQDYAEALINPIKHVSLMDQRARQLAALIGESEAQAGQEACQDTQSQQLGSQPSSNPTPSPLDASPRRPPGPTTSPTSTSLSSPGQRDDLIASILSEVAPTPLDELRGHKALVKLRSRQERDLRELRKKHQRKAVTLTRRLLDGLAQAQAEGRCRPRPGALGGAADVEDTKEGEDEAKRYQEFQNRQVQSLLELREAQVDAEAQRRLEHLRQALQRLREVALDANTTQFKRLKEMNEREKKELQKILDRKRHNSISEAKTRDKHKKEAELTEINRRHITESVNSIRRLEEAQKQRHDRLVAGQQQVLQQLAEEEPKLLAQLAQECQEQRARLPQEIRRSLLGEMPEGLGDGPLVACASNGHAPGSSGHLSGADSESQEENTQL; from the exons ATGGCGGGCGCCCAGCCCGGCGTCCACGCGCTGCAGCTGGAGCCGCCCACCGTGGTGGAGACCCTGCGGCGCGGGAGTAAGTTCATCAAATGGGACGAG GAGACCTCCAGTCGGAACCTGGTGACCCTGCGTGTGGACCCCAATGGCTTCTTCTTGTACTGGACGGGCCCCAACATG GAGGTGGACACACTGGACATCAGTTCCATCAGGGACACACGGACAGGCCGGTACGCCCGCCTGCCCAAG GACCCCAAGATCCGGGAAGTTCTGGGCTTTGGGGGTCCCGATGCCCGGCTGGAAGAGAAGCTGATGACGGTGGTGTCTGGGCCAGACCCGGTGAACACAGTGTTCTTGAACTTCATGGCTGTGCAGGATGACACAGCCAAG GTCTGGTCCGAGGAGCTGTTCAAGCTGGCTATGAACATCCTGGCTCAGAACGCCTCCCGGAACACCTTCCTGCGCAAAGC GTACACGAAGCTGAAGCTGCAGGTGAACCAGGATGGTCGGATCCCCGTCAAGAA CATCCTGAAGATGTTCTCAGCAGACAAGAAGCGGGTGGAGACTGCGTTGGAATCTTGTGGCCTCAAATTCAATCGG AGTGAGTCCATCCGGCCCGATGAGTTTTCCTTGGAAATCTTTGAGCGGTTCCTGAACAAGCTGTGTCTGCGGCCGGACATTGACAAGATCCTGCTGGAGAT AGGCGCCAAGGGCAAGCCATACCTGACGCTGGAGCAGCTCATGGACTTCATCAACCAGAAGCAACGCGACCCAAGACTCAACGAAGTGCTGTACCCGCCCCTGCGGCCCTCCCAGGCCCGGCTGCTCATCGAAAAGTATGAGCCCAACCAGCAGTTTCTGGAGCGAG ACCAGATGTCCATGGAGGGCTTTAGCCGCTACCTGGGAGGCGAGGAGAATGGCATCCTGCCCCTGGAAGCCCTGGATCTGAGTGCGGACATGACCCAGCCGCTGAGTGCCTACTTCATCAACTCCTCGCATAACACCTATCTCACTG CGGGGCAGCTGGCTGGGACCTCGTCGGTGGAGATGTACCGCCAGGCACTGCTATGGGGCTGCCGCTGCGTGGAGCTGGACGTGTGGAAGGGACGGCCGCCCGAGGAGGAACCCTTCATTACCCACGGCTTCACCATGACCACGGAGGTGCCTCTGCGCGACGTGCTGGAGGCCATTGCCGAGACTGCCTTCAAGACCTCGCCCTACCCCGTCATCCTTTCCTTCGAGAACCACGTGGACTC GGCAAAGCAGCAGGCAAAGATGGCTGAATACTGCCGCTCCATCTTTGGAGACGCACTACTCATTGAGCCTCTGGACAAGTACCCG CTGGCCCCAGGCGttcccctgcccagcccccaggACCTGATGGGCCGTATCCTGGTGAAGAACAAGAAGCGGCACCGACCCAGCGCAGGTGGCCCAGACAGTGCCGGGCGCAAGCGGCCCCTGGAGCAGAGCAATTCTGCCCTGAGCGAGAGCTCCGCGGCCACCGAGCCCTCCTCCCCGCAGCTTG CCCTGTCCTCTGCAGGGTCTCCCAGCTCTGACAGCTGCCCAGGCCTGAGCaatggggaggaggtggggcttgAGAAGCCCAGCCTGGAGCCTCAGAAGTCTCTGGGCGAGGAGGGCCTGAACCGGGGCCCCTATGTTCTTGGACCTGCTGACCgtgaggatgaggaggaagatgaggaagaggaggaacagACAGACCCCAAAAAGCCAACTACAGATGAG GGCACGGCCAGCAGTGAGGTGAATGCCACTGAGGAGATGTCCACGCTTGTTAACTACATCGAGCCTGTCAAGTTCAAGTCCTTTGAGGCTGCTCGAA AGAGAAACAAATGCTTCGAGATGTCGTCCTTCGTGGAGACCAAGGCCATGGAGCAACTGACCAAGAGCCCCATGGAGTTTGTGGA ATACAACAAGCAGCAGCTCAGCCGCATCTACCCCAAGGGCACCCGCGTGGACTCCTCCAACTATATGCCCCAGCTCTTCTGGAACGTAGGGTGCCAGCTTGTTGCACTGAACTTCCAGACCCTCG ATGTGGCGATGCAGCTCAATGCGGGCGTTTTTGAGTACAATGGGCGCAGCGGGTACCTGCTCAAGCCGGAGTTCATGCGGCGGCCGGACAAGTCCTTCGACCCCTTCACTGAGGTCATCGTGGATGGCATCGTGGCCAATGCCTTGCGGGTCAAG GTGATCTCAGGGCAGTTCCTGTCCGACAGGAAGGTGGGCATCTACGTGGAGGTGGACATGTTTGGCCTCCCTGTTGACACGCGGCGCAAGTACCGCACCCGGACCTCTCAGGGGAACTCGTTCAACCCCGTGTGGGACGAGGAGCCCTTCGACTTCCCCAAG GTGGTGCTGCCCACGCTGGCTTCACTTCGCATCGCAGCCTTTGAGGAGGGGGGTAAATTCGTAGGGCACCGGATCCTGCCTGTCTCTGCCATCCGCTCCG GGTACCACTACGTCTGCCTGCGGAATGAGGCCAACCAACCGCTCTGCCTGCCAGCCCTGCTCATCTACACCGAAGCCTCGGACTACATTCCTGACGACCACCAGG ACTACGCGGAGGCCCTGATCAACCCCATTAAGCACGTCAGCCTGATGGACCAGAGGGCCCGGCAGCTGGCCGCCCTCATTGGGGAGAGTGAG GCTCAGGCTGGCCAAGAGGCGTGCCAGGACACCCAGTCTCAGCAGCTGGGGTCTCAGCCGTCCTCAAACCCCACCCCTAGCCCACTGGATGCCTCCCCCCGCCGGCCCCCTGGCCCCACCACCTCCCCTACCAGCACCTCCCTCAGCAGCCCAG GGCAGCGCGACGATCTCATCGCCAGCATCCTTTCAG AGGTGGCCCCCACCCCGCTGGACGAGCTCCGAGGTCACAAGGCTCTGGTCAAGCTCCGGAGCCGGCAAGAGCGAGACCTGCGGGAGCTGCGCAAGAAGCATCAGCGGAAGGCAGTCACCCTCACCCGCCGCCTGCTGGATGGCCTGGCTCAGGCACAGGCTGAGGGCAGGTGCCGCCCGCGGCCAGGTGCCCT AGGTGGGGCCGCTGATGTGGAGGACACGAAAGAGGGGGAGGACGAGGCAAAGCGgtatcaggagttccagaacagacAGGTGCAGAGCCTGCTGGAGCTGCGGGAGGCCCAGGTGGACGCAGAGGCCCAGCGGAGGCTGGAACACCTGAGACAG GCTCTGCAGCGGCTCAGGGAGGTCGCCCTTGATGCAAACACAACTCAGTTCAAGAGGCTGAAAGAGATGAACGAGAG GGAGAAGAAGGAGCTGCAGAAGATCCTGGACAGAAAGCGCCATAACAGCATCTCGGAGGCCAAGACTAGGGACAAGCATAAGAAGGAGGC GGAACTGACGGAGATTAACCGTCGGCACATCACTGAGTCAGTCAACTCCATCCGTCGG CTGGAGGAGGCCCAGAAGCAGCGGCATGACCGTCTTGTGGCTGGGCAGCAGCAGGTCCTGCAACAGCTGGCAGAAGAGGAGCCCAAG ctgctggcccagcTGGCCCAGGAGTGTCAGGAGCAGCGGGCGAGGCTCCCCCAGGAGATCCGCCGGAGCCTGCTGGGCGAGATGCCGGAGGGGCTGGGGGACGGGCCTCTGGTGGCCTGTGCCAGCAACGGTCACGCACCCGGGAGCAGTGGGCATCTGTCGGGCGCTGACTCGGAGAGCCAGGAGGAGAACACGCAGCTCTGA
- the PLCB3 gene encoding 1-phosphatidylinositol 4,5-bisphosphate phosphodiesterase beta-3 isoform X1 yields the protein MAGAQPGVHALQLEPPTVVETLRRGSKFIKWDEETSSRNLVTLRVDPNGFFLYWTGPNMEVDTLDISSIRDTRTGRYARLPKDPKIREVLGFGGPDARLEEKLMTVVSGPDPVNTVFLNFMAVQDDTAKVWSEELFKLAMNILAQNASRNTFLRKAYTKLKLQVNQDGRIPVKNILKMFSADKKRVETALESCGLKFNRSESIRPDEFSLEIFERFLNKLCLRPDIDKILLEIGAKGKPYLTLEQLMDFINQKQRDPRLNEVLYPPLRPSQARLLIEKYEPNQQFLERDQMSMEGFSRYLGGEENGILPLEALDLSADMTQPLSAYFINSSHNTYLTAGQLAGTSSVEMYRQALLWGCRCVELDVWKGRPPEEEPFITHGFTMTTEVPLRDVLEAIAETAFKTSPYPVILSFENHVDSAKQQAKMAEYCRSIFGDALLIEPLDKYPLAPGVPLPSPQDLMGRILVKNKKRHRPSAGGPDSAGRKRPLEQSNSALSESSAATEPSSPQLGSPSSDSCPGLSNGEEVGLEKPSLEPQKSLGEEGLNRGPYVLGPADREDEEEDEEEEEQTDPKKPTTDEGTASSEVNATEEMSTLVNYIEPVKFKSFEAARKRNKCFEMSSFVETKAMEQLTKSPMEFVEYNKQQLSRIYPKGTRVDSSNYMPQLFWNVGCQLVALNFQTLDVAMQLNAGVFEYNGRSGYLLKPEFMRRPDKSFDPFTEVIVDGIVANALRVKVISGQFLSDRKVGIYVEVDMFGLPVDTRRKYRTRTSQGNSFNPVWDEEPFDFPKVVLPTLASLRIAAFEEGGKFVGHRILPVSAIRSGYHYVCLRNEANQPLCLPALLIYTEASDYIPDDHQDYAEALINPIKHVSLMDQRARQLAALIGESEAQAGQEACQDTQSQQLGSQPSSNPTPSPLDASPRRPPGPTTSPTSTSLSSPGQRDDLIASILSEVAPTPLDELRGHKALVKLRSRQERDLRELRKKHQRKAVTLTRRLLDGLAQAQAEGRCRPRPGALGGAADVEDTKEGEDEAKRYQEFQNRQVQSLLELREAQVDAEAQRRLEHLRQALQRLREVALDANTTQFKRLKEMNEREKKELQKILDRKRHNSISEAKTRDKHKKEAELTEINRRHITESVNSIRRLEEAQKQRHDRLVAGQQQVLQQLAEEEPKLLAQLAQECQEQRARLPQEIRRSLLGEMPEGLGDGPLVACASNGHAPGSSGHLSGADSESQEENTQL from the exons ATGGCGGGCGCCCAGCCCGGCGTCCACGCGCTGCAGCTGGAGCCGCCCACCGTGGTGGAGACCCTGCGGCGCGGGAGTAAGTTCATCAAATGGGACGAG GAGACCTCCAGTCGGAACCTGGTGACCCTGCGTGTGGACCCCAATGGCTTCTTCTTGTACTGGACGGGCCCCAACATG GAGGTGGACACACTGGACATCAGTTCCATCAGGGACACACGGACAGGCCGGTACGCCCGCCTGCCCAAG GACCCCAAGATCCGGGAAGTTCTGGGCTTTGGGGGTCCCGATGCCCGGCTGGAAGAGAAGCTGATGACGGTGGTGTCTGGGCCAGACCCGGTGAACACAGTGTTCTTGAACTTCATGGCTGTGCAGGATGACACAGCCAAG GTCTGGTCCGAGGAGCTGTTCAAGCTGGCTATGAACATCCTGGCTCAGAACGCCTCCCGGAACACCTTCCTGCGCAAAGC GTACACGAAGCTGAAGCTGCAGGTGAACCAGGATGGTCGGATCCCCGTCAAGAA CATCCTGAAGATGTTCTCAGCAGACAAGAAGCGGGTGGAGACTGCGTTGGAATCTTGTGGCCTCAAATTCAATCGG AGTGAGTCCATCCGGCCCGATGAGTTTTCCTTGGAAATCTTTGAGCGGTTCCTGAACAAGCTGTGTCTGCGGCCGGACATTGACAAGATCCTGCTGGAGAT AGGCGCCAAGGGCAAGCCATACCTGACGCTGGAGCAGCTCATGGACTTCATCAACCAGAAGCAACGCGACCCAAGACTCAACGAAGTGCTGTACCCGCCCCTGCGGCCCTCCCAGGCCCGGCTGCTCATCGAAAAGTATGAGCCCAACCAGCAGTTTCTGGAGCGAG ACCAGATGTCCATGGAGGGCTTTAGCCGCTACCTGGGAGGCGAGGAGAATGGCATCCTGCCCCTGGAAGCCCTGGATCTGAGTGCGGACATGACCCAGCCGCTGAGTGCCTACTTCATCAACTCCTCGCATAACACCTATCTCACTG CGGGGCAGCTGGCTGGGACCTCGTCGGTGGAGATGTACCGCCAGGCACTGCTATGGGGCTGCCGCTGCGTGGAGCTGGACGTGTGGAAGGGACGGCCGCCCGAGGAGGAACCCTTCATTACCCACGGCTTCACCATGACCACGGAGGTGCCTCTGCGCGACGTGCTGGAGGCCATTGCCGAGACTGCCTTCAAGACCTCGCCCTACCCCGTCATCCTTTCCTTCGAGAACCACGTGGACTC GGCAAAGCAGCAGGCAAAGATGGCTGAATACTGCCGCTCCATCTTTGGAGACGCACTACTCATTGAGCCTCTGGACAAGTACCCG CTGGCCCCAGGCGttcccctgcccagcccccaggACCTGATGGGCCGTATCCTGGTGAAGAACAAGAAGCGGCACCGACCCAGCGCAGGTGGCCCAGACAGTGCCGGGCGCAAGCGGCCCCTGGAGCAGAGCAATTCTGCCCTGAGCGAGAGCTCCGCGGCCACCGAGCCCTCCTCCCCGCAGCTTG GGTCTCCCAGCTCTGACAGCTGCCCAGGCCTGAGCaatggggaggaggtggggcttgAGAAGCCCAGCCTGGAGCCTCAGAAGTCTCTGGGCGAGGAGGGCCTGAACCGGGGCCCCTATGTTCTTGGACCTGCTGACCgtgaggatgaggaggaagatgaggaagaggaggaacagACAGACCCCAAAAAGCCAACTACAGATGAG GGCACGGCCAGCAGTGAGGTGAATGCCACTGAGGAGATGTCCACGCTTGTTAACTACATCGAGCCTGTCAAGTTCAAGTCCTTTGAGGCTGCTCGAA AGAGAAACAAATGCTTCGAGATGTCGTCCTTCGTGGAGACCAAGGCCATGGAGCAACTGACCAAGAGCCCCATGGAGTTTGTGGA ATACAACAAGCAGCAGCTCAGCCGCATCTACCCCAAGGGCACCCGCGTGGACTCCTCCAACTATATGCCCCAGCTCTTCTGGAACGTAGGGTGCCAGCTTGTTGCACTGAACTTCCAGACCCTCG ATGTGGCGATGCAGCTCAATGCGGGCGTTTTTGAGTACAATGGGCGCAGCGGGTACCTGCTCAAGCCGGAGTTCATGCGGCGGCCGGACAAGTCCTTCGACCCCTTCACTGAGGTCATCGTGGATGGCATCGTGGCCAATGCCTTGCGGGTCAAG GTGATCTCAGGGCAGTTCCTGTCCGACAGGAAGGTGGGCATCTACGTGGAGGTGGACATGTTTGGCCTCCCTGTTGACACGCGGCGCAAGTACCGCACCCGGACCTCTCAGGGGAACTCGTTCAACCCCGTGTGGGACGAGGAGCCCTTCGACTTCCCCAAG GTGGTGCTGCCCACGCTGGCTTCACTTCGCATCGCAGCCTTTGAGGAGGGGGGTAAATTCGTAGGGCACCGGATCCTGCCTGTCTCTGCCATCCGCTCCG GGTACCACTACGTCTGCCTGCGGAATGAGGCCAACCAACCGCTCTGCCTGCCAGCCCTGCTCATCTACACCGAAGCCTCGGACTACATTCCTGACGACCACCAGG ACTACGCGGAGGCCCTGATCAACCCCATTAAGCACGTCAGCCTGATGGACCAGAGGGCCCGGCAGCTGGCCGCCCTCATTGGGGAGAGTGAG GCTCAGGCTGGCCAAGAGGCGTGCCAGGACACCCAGTCTCAGCAGCTGGGGTCTCAGCCGTCCTCAAACCCCACCCCTAGCCCACTGGATGCCTCCCCCCGCCGGCCCCCTGGCCCCACCACCTCCCCTACCAGCACCTCCCTCAGCAGCCCAG GGCAGCGCGACGATCTCATCGCCAGCATCCTTTCAG AGGTGGCCCCCACCCCGCTGGACGAGCTCCGAGGTCACAAGGCTCTGGTCAAGCTCCGGAGCCGGCAAGAGCGAGACCTGCGGGAGCTGCGCAAGAAGCATCAGCGGAAGGCAGTCACCCTCACCCGCCGCCTGCTGGATGGCCTGGCTCAGGCACAGGCTGAGGGCAGGTGCCGCCCGCGGCCAGGTGCCCT AGGTGGGGCCGCTGATGTGGAGGACACGAAAGAGGGGGAGGACGAGGCAAAGCGgtatcaggagttccagaacagacAGGTGCAGAGCCTGCTGGAGCTGCGGGAGGCCCAGGTGGACGCAGAGGCCCAGCGGAGGCTGGAACACCTGAGACAG GCTCTGCAGCGGCTCAGGGAGGTCGCCCTTGATGCAAACACAACTCAGTTCAAGAGGCTGAAAGAGATGAACGAGAG GGAGAAGAAGGAGCTGCAGAAGATCCTGGACAGAAAGCGCCATAACAGCATCTCGGAGGCCAAGACTAGGGACAAGCATAAGAAGGAGGC GGAACTGACGGAGATTAACCGTCGGCACATCACTGAGTCAGTCAACTCCATCCGTCGG CTGGAGGAGGCCCAGAAGCAGCGGCATGACCGTCTTGTGGCTGGGCAGCAGCAGGTCCTGCAACAGCTGGCAGAAGAGGAGCCCAAG ctgctggcccagcTGGCCCAGGAGTGTCAGGAGCAGCGGGCGAGGCTCCCCCAGGAGATCCGCCGGAGCCTGCTGGGCGAGATGCCGGAGGGGCTGGGGGACGGGCCTCTGGTGGCCTGTGCCAGCAACGGTCACGCACCCGGGAGCAGTGGGCATCTGTCGGGCGCTGACTCGGAGAGCCAGGAGGAGAACACGCAGCTCTGA